TGTCGCCATTAGGTTTGGTTATGTCACTTGTAAACTGAGCAGCAGCTTGCATCCTATGAAAAACAATGGCAATCTTACCGGTCAATTTTTGCTCATTCCATAAATTGTGTAAGTCATTCTTCAGCAATGAAAAATAAGCGGCATCAAAAAGCGGTTCCATATCTCTTGAAATACTGTTTTGAGAAAAAAGTATTTTCATTTTTTCAGCCTTTTTACCTAATAATAAACTTAATGCAGATGCCAATGCCTCGGCACTTAAGCGATGATATGATGTTGAGCCTTCGAAGTTTGTTCCTTCGCTAAAAAATTGCCTTTCGCCTTCCTGCATCAGCTCTTGTAATGATAATACGAGCCAATCGTTAATTTCGTTAGTGCCTGAAAGAAAATTTGTGATAAAAAACAAACCTACCACATTGCATAAATAATGATTGCTGGTTAAGCCCTCCTGATATTCAAAATGGTTATAAATAAATTGCCCGTGCTGCAACAAATAGCTATGAAGCAGGCTGCTGAACTCCGCATTGAGAATTCCGGTTTTATCCAATTGTAAAAACAAGTCATGAGCCATGCAGATATTAGCTGCCCTAATGCCTATATCCATAGCGCAGCTCCAGTTAACTCCAATACCACATGGGTTAATGGCCATGAAATCGAGCAATTGCGCTTTATATTCTGTAACCGCCTTAACTTGATTGCCGGTTAGTTTACCAAATATTGCCAATTGCAATAGATGCTGCATTCTTCCAAGTTCCCATGGCACTTTAATATCGATACCACTTCCGCGAATTTGACTGAATTGCTGATTATACGGCAGGCATGAGTCGAAACGAAAGCCTGATTTATGATCCTTGCACCAATCAATAAGTTGATAGTCGGGTTTTGTTTTAAATGCTGATTGCAACAATTGAAATGAAAAGGGAATATATGCCGGTGGCAAAAGTTGTTGAAGAAAGCTTTCAAGATTGGATATATCCAATTTCAAATCTGATGAGTATTTGTTTCCCTCTACTCCCGGAGCCTGAGTTTGGTAATCAAGGTTAACCCAACCACTTCCTAACAAATCCATGTAATGTTGCCCATTGGCATTTGAATACATGTTCCAATGATAGATTGCTACTTCTTGATTAAGATTGGATAAGTCTAAAGCATCCAAATCAAGGTGCGAATTAAACTGCAGTTGTGTGGCGAAATTGTATCTGGGATCAACGGCTAATAGCCTTGCGTTTTTAGCAGGCATTTGCTTTTTCTCTTGAATATTACGCCAAACCTTCTTGACAAGGGTAACAAAAGGAAAATCAAATTTATTAAGCCAAAGCTGAATGGATTTCAAATTAGAAAAATTGGACTGTAAAAGTACGAAAAATAAAAAAAAACAATTTTTTCAATTATCAACCCTCGTTTATAAGCCAAGGAATAGCTAGTTATTAAATAGAAAACTTCGCTATTTTTTACTTCTGAAAAAGTGTATGTAGTGCATGCGATTCTATCTTCGAAAAAAAAATAAAGCCAGCACTACCGAAATAAAATTACCTTTGTGCGCCAATAAACAAAACCATGTTTTATGGCAAAAAAATCAGCAGAAAAATTTCTTGGCGAAGGGTTGACTTACGATGATGTTTTGTTAGTGCCGGCATATTCAGAAGTGCTGCCTCGCGAAACAGATATTACAACGCATTTTACCCAAAACATTATTCTCAATGCTCCTTTTATATCGGCTGCAATGGATACGGTTACTGAGAGCGCCTTAGCCATATCAATGGCTCAGGAAGGTGGTATAGGGGTGTTACACAAAAACATGAGCATAGAGTCGCAAGCGGCAGAGGTTCGCAAAGTAAAGCGCTCTGAAAGTGGGATGATTCTTGACCCGGTTACACTTACTACCAAAGCTACTATTGGCGATGCACTGCAAATGATGAAAGAAAATAAAATTGGTGGAATTCCGATAATTGATGCAGAAAAAAAACTGGTTGGTATATTAACCAACCGCGATTTAAGGTTCGAACGAAATTTAAAACGCAGCGTAACCGAAGTGATGACCAGCAAAAATCTGATTACAGTTACTGGCGTTGTCGATTTTCAAAAAGCAGAAGTGTTGCTGATGCAATATCGGATAGAAAAACTTCCGGTAGTTGATAAACATTACCGCCTAATTGGATTAATTACGTATAAAGACATTATGAAATTCCGCTCACGTCCCGACTCGTGCAAAGACAAACTTGGAAGATTGCGCGTAGCTGCAGCCGTAGGCATAACAGCCGATATGCTTGATCGGGTATCGGCCCTGGTAACTGTTGGGGTTGATGCCATAAGCATAGACACTGCACATGCGCATAGCAAGGGCGTAATTACAGCCTTGAAAACAGTAAAGAGTCGATATCCTAACCTGGATGTTGTTTGCGGAAATATTGGCACTGCCGATGCTGCACGTGCCCTGGTAAAGGCTGGTGCCGATGCAGTTAAAGTTGGTATTGGCCCCGGTTCTATTTGCACCACACGTATTGTTGCAGGTGTAGGTGTACCGCAGTTGTTTGCCGTTTACAATGTGGCACAAGCATTAAAAGGATCGGGAATTCCTGTTATTGCCGATGGTGGTATACGCTACTCCGGTGATGTTGCAAAGGCCATAGCTGCCGGTGCACATAGTGTTATGATTGGCGGCATGTTTGCTGGCGTAGAGGAATCGCCCGGAGAAACAATTATTTTTGAAGGAAGAAAATTTAAATCCTATAGAGGAATGGGAAGTATTGAAGCAATGCGCGAAGGAAGTAAAGACCGCTATTTTCAGGATGTTGAAGATGATATAAAAAAATTGGTTCCTGAGGGAATTGTTGGACGAGTACCCTATAAAGGAACGCTGGCCGAAGAAATGTATCAACTAAAAGGAGGGTTAAAAGCTAGCATGGGATATTGCGGAGCAAAAAATATTGAAACATTACAAAAGGCTCAGTTTGTGCGCATCACCAATTCCGGTATTAATGAAAGTCATCCGCATTCGATTCAAATAACAAAAGAAGCCCCTAATTATAAGCGATAATATCAGGGGCTTGTTTCTTTAATTGGTTGAAAGAAAAACTATTTTTCGAATCAGGCTTTGTTTTCTCCGCTTAAACTGTCTTTGGTATCTTTAATTTTTTGTTTTGCGGCTTCTCCTAAATCTTCAAATTTCTCTTCGGCTTTGTTTGCAAGGTCTGCAGCTTGTTTTTTTACATCATCAAACATAGCGCTAGCTTTTTCCTTTATACCCGACTCCTCCACTTTGTGCTTCAATTGTTCAATCTGATCTCCGGCCTTGTCGGCAAGGTCTTTTAAGTCACCTTTCAATTCTTCAGTCTTGGCAGCTATTTTTTCTTTAATGCCGCTTTCGTCCAGTTGCTGTTTAAACTCTGCTGCTTTTTGCTCTGCTTGCTCCGCAAGATCTTTTACCTTGTCTTCTAACTGATCTTTTAACTCGTCAGCCTTGTCAGCAAATTCGCTTACTTTTTTCCTTATGCTATCAAATAGCCCTTCTGATTTTTCTTGTTCACTCATTTTAATTGATATTAATTTAATAAATATTATTTTCCGAAGTTAGCACATTCTATACCATAGTTGTAACAAAAACAGAAAAAAAATATGAAAAATTTTAAGCAGCATCAGGCAATACAAATTCTTGAACTCACTCCGGCAGTTCTTCATACCCTATTAGGTGGTCTTGATAATGGATGGATAAACTGCAAAGAAGGTGAAAACACATGGATTTCATTTGATGTGGTAGGTCACCTTTTGCATGGAGAACAGACAGATTATATTGAGTGTTTAACTATTATTCTTTCAGAAAACACCGATAAAAAATTTTAAGCCATTGACCGCTTTGCACAGTTTGAAACAAGCCGTAGCAAAACCATTTTGCAATTACTCGATGAGTTTAAAAATGCAAGAATGTCTAATCTAAATTACTTTAGCAAAATAGATGTCACCGATAAAATGCTCAACAGCACCGGTAAACATCGGTGTTTTGCACCATGACCTAGCACTAATTGCTGACCACGAGGGTAGCGCATGATTTGGACCATAACAAGCAGATAGTTAGAGTAATGGCCAAAAAACACACTAAAACTGTAGGCCCGTGGGTTCAATATTTTAAAATATTAATTCAGAAATAATGGAAAAACTAAAAATTAACACCGTGGATGAGTATATAGCACAAATGCCTGAATCACAAAAGTTTATGCTTGAATCTATTCGAAGTATAATTAAGTCGGCTGCGCCAATGGCTACAGAAGTAATAAGTTACCAAATGCCTGCATATAAACTACATACAGTATTGGTATATTTTGCTTCAAATAAAAATCATGTAGGATTTTATCCAACCAACAAGCCTATCGAAATATTTAAAGAACAATTGAAAAATTATAAAACATCGAAGGGTGCTATTCAATTTCCATTAAATCAAAAATTACCGGTAACACTTATAAAAAAAATAGTTGCCTATAGGATAAAAATGGATCTGGAACAAGCGGCTTTAAAAAAGAAAAAGAAGTAACCTTTTTTATCTAAAGTAGAGTATACCTTTGCAGGCAAAAGTGTACCTTTCAATAAAGAGAAATGATAGAAATAAACGAGAACACCGAAGTTGTTATAAAAACTTTTCATGGCTTAGAAGAAGTATTAGCAAAAGAATGCGAAATGCTTGGTGCAACCAATGTTCAACCAAAAATAAGAGCAGTAAGCTGTAATGCTGATTTAGAATTAATTTATAAATTGAACTATTGCTGCAGAACCGCACTTCGTGTACTGATACCGATACACCAATTTGAATGCACCTTCGAGAATGACTTGTATGAGGGATGCCATCATTTTGAGTGGACCAATATATTTGATGTTAAAAACACATTTGCAATAAGTGCAACGTTGGTCAATTCGCATCTCACCCATACGCAATATGCTTCGCTAAAAGCGAAGGATGGAATAGTAGATTACTTTCGTAAAAAACTTAATTCCCGTCCTGATGTAGACCCCGATAAGCCGGATATCTTGATACAAATACATATTAGCCATAACAAATGCACCATTTATATTGATAGCAGCAATACTATTTTATACAAAAGAGGCTGGCGACTTGAGCAACACAAAGCACCGTTAAACGAAGTTCTTGCAGCAGGTATATTGCATCTTGCAGAATATAGCGGTCAAACTCCCCTGCTTGATTTTATGTGCGGCAGCGGAACAATTGCAATAGAAGCCTTGATGATGGCCAAGCAAATTCCTGCAGGTTATTACCGCAACGATTTCGGATTTATGAAATGGAACAATTATGATAAGGCGCTATGGGCAAAAGTGGTAGAAGAAGCGAATGCCAGAATACAAAAGGCTGCACAACCTGTATATGCTTCGGATATAAATTTTTATGCCATTGATGCGGCTTTAAAAAATGCGTATGATGCCAACCTTGACGACCAAATAATAATTGAGAAAAAAGATTTCAGAGAACTTTCGAAGCCACATGATAGTGGAATAATTGTAACCAACCCGCCTTATAATATTCGGATTGAAGAAGAGGAATTGATTGCTTTGTATAAGGATGTAGGCAACACGCTGAAAAGAAATTTTAGCGGTTGGAAAGCATTTATACTTGCCGGTGATTTGCATGCTGCCAAATTTATTGGTCTTAAACCATCGCGCAAGCAAATTGTATTTAACGGTCCTATAGAATGCCGTTTACTTACTTTTAATTTGTTTGAAGGAAAAAAATATCAGAAAAAACCGGAACCCGAAGTTTGAGAATCAAACTTCAATTTAGTACACCATAATTTTCTTTACAATTCTGCTGTACTCCGTATCGATGGTTAATAAATATACCGAAGGTGGAAGTGGAATATGGAAACTTTGGTATGCCTGCAGTTGGCCATTGGTGCAGTAAATTTGTTTTCCGAAATTATTAAAGATGCAAATTCTTGCCTTTGCCCCTACTAAATCTTCGCTTACTGCAAAATGCAAATACTCTTGATTGTAAGTATAGTTTAAAAGCAAGTCTTCGGTGCTGGCATTCAAAACAACTTCGATATTTGAATAATATGTCACACCAGAAATATCAATCATTTTTAAGCGATAATAACTCCGCCCCTTGTATGGCTGCAAATCTGTTGCTTCATAACTTGAATTATTTCCTTTAGCAGGAATTGTAACAACATCTGCAAACTCAAAATAATTATTTGCCCGCTGCACAACAAAACTTTGAGCATCTATTTCTTCAAGTGTTTGCCACTTACAATCCACATGACCTTTGGATAATACTGCATTAAAACTAAAAAGTCTTACCGGTAAAGGTGTAGGAACGGTGGCAATGGTGAAAGGTGAAAACGTATTAATTGGGCCCGAGCTTGTAATTGTACCTGCAGCAAGAGTTCCGGTGGTGCCACCATTTCCATGATCTTGCCAGGTATTGATACCATCGCAGCGCGCTACACGCAAATCTCCAACAACAAAAACATTACAACTTGGCGATGGGGTAACCCAAGATAATGTTACTGTGCGTCCGGTGCTGCCCGCCTGACGATCAATTTGCCAATACTCGCTGCAACTGATAGCACTTAGCGTAGGTACTCTGTTATTCAAACATGGCGCTAACGTTTGTGGATTAACCAAAAAATATTCGGCAGTAAAAATATCATCGGTGCCGGTAACAAATAAGCGTACACTATCTACAGCAAAAGATGGATCGGTGCCGGTGCCATCAATATTATTAACCCATCTAAAACCAATCTTTACATTCGGATTGTTGTTGGCAGCAGCCGGTAACACTGTTGTAAATTGTGTCCATCTCCCCTGCCCTCCACCACAAGTCGTAGTTTTAGCCATATCTGCAACTTGTATCCACGCAGTGCCATCAAAATACCAAAAGGTGGCATTATCCAAGGTGGTTTGACCACCTTCAATATATCTGAAGGCAACATTAATATTTGACTGACCAGTTAGGTTTATTAACGGTGACTCTATACGTTTGTCAGCAGCAGGACTTGATCCTCCACATAAATTAAAACTGCATGCATCATAAGCAGCACCACAATCACCATTTAATGCAGTACAAACAACGCACGTGCAATAGGATCCTGGATTTGCTCCTACATGCAAGGTGGCATCGCTACCACAACCGGAGCCGCAACTGCCCGATGTTTGGCCATTCTCGGCACAACTAACGAACCAATTATTAGGTGCTGCACCACCACCTAAAATAGTTTGTGTCCATGCCCCATTGGGTCCTACATAAGTATTGGCATAGCATCCTTCGGTGCATCCATTATTAAAATCTTCGCTCCATAACAAAGTGGTGCCAGCACCACCTCCAACACCAAGGCCGCATTGTCGGTACAAATTATTTTTACCAATTGGGAAGGTAAAAGCCGTATTACCATTTTTACGCAAAGGGCCATGAACAAAA
The Bacteroidota bacterium DNA segment above includes these coding regions:
- a CDS encoding class I SAM-dependent RNA methyltransferase; this translates as MIEINENTEVVIKTFHGLEEVLAKECEMLGATNVQPKIRAVSCNADLELIYKLNYCCRTALRVLIPIHQFECTFENDLYEGCHHFEWTNIFDVKNTFAISATLVNSHLTHTQYASLKAKDGIVDYFRKKLNSRPDVDPDKPDILIQIHISHNKCTIYIDSSNTILYKRGWRLEQHKAPLNEVLAAGILHLAEYSGQTPLLDFMCGSGTIAIEALMMAKQIPAGYYRNDFGFMKWNNYDKALWAKVVEEANARIQKAAQPVYASDINFYAIDAALKNAYDANLDDQIIIEKKDFRELSKPHDSGIIVTNPPYNIRIEEEELIALYKDVGNTLKRNFSGWKAFILAGDLHAAKFIGLKPSRKQIVFNGPIECRLLTFNLFEGKKYQKKPEPEV
- the guaB gene encoding IMP dehydrogenase: MAKKSAEKFLGEGLTYDDVLLVPAYSEVLPRETDITTHFTQNIILNAPFISAAMDTVTESALAISMAQEGGIGVLHKNMSIESQAAEVRKVKRSESGMILDPVTLTTKATIGDALQMMKENKIGGIPIIDAEKKLVGILTNRDLRFERNLKRSVTEVMTSKNLITVTGVVDFQKAEVLLMQYRIEKLPVVDKHYRLIGLITYKDIMKFRSRPDSCKDKLGRLRVAAAVGITADMLDRVSALVTVGVDAISIDTAHAHSKGVITALKTVKSRYPNLDVVCGNIGTADAARALVKAGADAVKVGIGPGSICTTRIVAGVGVPQLFAVYNVAQALKGSGIPVIADGGIRYSGDVAKAIAAGAHSVMIGGMFAGVEESPGETIIFEGRKFKSYRGMGSIEAMREGSKDRYFQDVEDDIKKLVPEGIVGRVPYKGTLAEEMYQLKGGLKASMGYCGAKNIETLQKAQFVRITNSGINESHPHSIQITKEAPNYKR
- a CDS encoding DUF1801 domain-containing protein; its protein translation is MEKLKINTVDEYIAQMPESQKFMLESIRSIIKSAAPMATEVISYQMPAYKLHTVLVYFASNKNHVGFYPTNKPIEIFKEQLKNYKTSKGAIQFPLNQKLPVTLIKKIVAYRIKMDLEQAALKKKKK
- a CDS encoding alginate lyase family protein, with amino-acid sequence MPAKNARLLAVDPRYNFATQLQFNSHLDLDALDLSNLNQEVAIYHWNMYSNANGQHYMDLLGSGWVNLDYQTQAPGVEGNKYSSDLKLDISNLESFLQQLLPPAYIPFSFQLLQSAFKTKPDYQLIDWCKDHKSGFRFDSCLPYNQQFSQIRGSGIDIKVPWELGRMQHLLQLAIFGKLTGNQVKAVTEYKAQLLDFMAINPCGIGVNWSCAMDIGIRAANICMAHDLFLQLDKTGILNAEFSSLLHSYLLQHGQFIYNHFEYQEGLTSNHYLCNVVGLFFITNFLSGTNEINDWLVLSLQELMQEGERQFFSEGTNFEGSTSYHRLSAEALASALSLLLGKKAEKMKILFSQNSISRDMEPLFDAAYFSLLKNDLHNLWNEQKLTGKIAIVFHRMQAAAQFTSDITKPNGDITQIGDNDSGRFIKLTPTGYLMEFSQAKAKYANLVGNPVNQVQFWDENYLNHQTFISFTNGITSKHTGQCPLEYSFSKSLANGKKPVLKETKSAVIDKYQSSTFDKRFLEHPVYSHHHEHQFKFEQDLIKDIQFMHYEAFGLLVVQSENLFLSLVCGNGKGFHHSWGHVHCDKLSIELQVNGKDVLVDPGTYIYTPLPEKRNTFRSVQNHNTMVVEGEEQNWWYEGKKGLFKMMRQAKARLEYCDKNIIVASAAFRDIKQLRIIEIKAHEIIVKDYCNMPFRQNWNMGQLWSNGYGKIIN